A region from the Rhizoctonia solani chromosome 13, complete sequence genome encodes:
- a CDS encoding cysteine synthase, which yields MSCIFTNPNARHHKVPAATHRSSPAAFHRRFLPGYSPTALISVPTIAQELKLGHILVKDESSRMGLPAFKILGASWATFVVLCERFGLDPDSASLDVIQELCKKESVSLWAATDGNHGRALARMALVIGATAKIYVPRFITERSKAFIASEGAQVIQTQGDYDEAVRLAARECAKANSPYAFLVQDTSWEGYEDIPLQTSIGYSTLFSEIDQQLGEAGLGTPSLVVVPVGVGSLAHAAVLHYRSDALFTPPSILTVEPEIASCLLASLKAGEMVTVPGASVDLATAVTDAQADQAVHDLAKLGISSGPCGAATIAALREVRARLHQIGENDAVVVISSEGSQVYLDSSA from the exons ATGAGCTGCATTTTTACAAACCCCAACGCTCGTCATCACAAAGTGCCCGCTGCCACGCATAGATCCAGTCCTGCAGCGTTTCATCGCCGATTTCTACCTGGCTATTCGCCGACTGCACTCATCTCTGTACcaactattgcccaggagtTGAAACTTGGTCATATTCTGGTTAAAGATGAATCCAGCCGGATGGGTCTCCCTGCCTTCAAAATCCTGGGGGCATCGTGGGCCACATTTGTTGTTCTATGTGAACGATTTGGACTGGACCCCGACTCGGCGTCATTAGATGTTATCCAAGAACTTTGCAAGAAGGAATCAGTATCTCTTTGGGCCGCAACCGACGGGAATCACGGGAGAGCGCTGGCCAGAATGGCGTTAGTCATTGGGGCTACGGCTAAGATTTACGTCCCTCGTTTTATCACCGAGCGCTCGAAAGCATTTATTGCTTCTGAGGGGGCGCAGGTTATCCAAACTCAAGGAGACTATGACGAGGCCGTACGCTTAGCTGCTAGGGAATGTGCGAAGGCAAATTCTCCGTATGCTTTTCTTGTCCAGGACACCTCGTGGGAGGGTTATGAAGATATCCCGCTACAAACCTCCATTGGGTACTCGACTTTGTTCTCGGAGATAGACCAACAACTCGGTGAGGCCGGGCTTGGAACGCCTTCCCTTGTCGTCGTACCTGTAGGCGTTGGCTCACTCGCGCATGCAGCTGTGCTCCACTACCGGTCTGATGCGCTCTTTACGCCACCCTCGATCCTCACTGTAGAGCCTGAAATTGCCAGTTGCCTCTTGGCTAGCCTTAAGGCCGGAGAAATGGTCACTGTTCCTGGAG CATCCGTGGACCTTGCGACAGCGGTCACAGACGCCCAAGCTGACCAGGCCGTGCATGACTTGGCAAAACTCGGGATATCTTCGGGGCCATGTGGTGCCGCAACTATCGCCGCCTTGCGCGAAGTTAGGGCGCGACTTCACCAAATAGGAGAGAATGATGCAGTCGTCGTGATTAGTTCCGAAGGGAGTCAGGTCTACTTAGATTCATCTGCATAG
- a CDS encoding FAD-binding domain protein — MAWSSVYTLGLVLVLLRGSEWGAFNATLGGRLGRGVPFARDCFESVDFGVGPTAPGTQCSTVQAKYPDNAFRAQLYGPRQVTQWEICQKTNEGCLLDSNNPTNSSAYSPPAHDFLGRSSAPATLSLPRISNISLIRAPSPPKDAKKSTRGGGHSVLTNTYGLGADRVVQFKVVTPDGLYRTANACQNKDLFWALRGGGGGTFGLVLEATSEVAPKPIPTVSFSWSLTPTPENLRSFMTILVENAVRWSQEGWGGYVYTPAGIIANPLLNASQAAQSLKPITDFFKNVTNGAGGGAGSGAQGQWAEYSTFLPLFTAIVSGSGIPNPKNRAIASRLVPRSLFNPANSSALVEAALEVITRSSGTASFYFATPFLYDVKKTQQGDSSVTPAWRDAVWHALVDIEWPWDGGAEQAKATYKRLVTRWIHSGSLRQEGRIPDLNVHVRHNSTKGTTLSDRTLPTSPREGYKTRARTQDVPVSVFSPPRSTMAYPAVLAALVGFVVARSPYDLPESEWASLNATVGGRLGRGVPLARDCYAQAGVNVTGPAAGLNCATVQSKYATDSEWAFWAIVTGVNKSDRKPGELVFTGLGWSYNGKRAKRRTRAVYSTPTTPAMRLRFQHHECATKVAYLRTIQDRSRRNSGIRLLKKDGRAAFNQEHRQFLSFCVGAPGTLAFYTNNIKYINYSAAFVPEGCKQDGAPALTYGAGQDLESLFLFADKNNLTFIGGSTRTVGAAGGWVQGGGHGILTNTYGLGSDRVLQFKVVTPDGRSRVANACQNQDLFWALRGGGGGTFGVVLEATSQVVPNPVGTVSLRWQLVPTPANIQAMFKIFVENSVRWSQEGWGGFLYPTTSLLANPRLNRTAAEASLKPLTDFLRGVPDGAGGSAGSGAQVQWSQYDSFLPLLSAIVTGSATTKPRNFAMSSRLIPQTAFSNATSLLAAMLQSYQTAGGSVAYYMTTPFSYQVPNTEQGKTSVTPAWRGAVWHAIASSSWGYDAGPDVAKQAYVRVNSAMNPLRAITPNSGAYHNEADVYEPNTSQSFWGSNYPALYAIKQKYDPDKLLDCWHCVGWQGKSTPIASCYF; from the exons ATGGCTTGGTCTAGTGTTTATACATTGGGTTTAGTACTTGTGCTCCTACGTGGG TCCGAATGGGGCGCGTTCAACGCAACGCTTGGAGGACGCTTGGGTCGAGGGGTCCCTTTTGCGCGGGATTGCTTTGAGAGCGTTGATTTTGGGGTTGGCCCAACTGCTCCGGGTACCCAGTGCTCTACTGTTCAAGCCAAGTACCCTGATAATG CATTTCGTGCTCAGCTGTACGGCCCGAGACAAGTA ACTCAATGGGAAATATGCCAAAAAACGAATGAAGGCTGCTTATTGGATTCTAACAATCCAACCAACTCCAGCGCATACTCGCCTCCTGCG CACGATTTTCTGGGGCGGAGTAGTGCCCCTGCAACACTGTCTTT ACCCAGAATATCAAATAT ATCACTTATTCGAGCTCCTTCACCCCCGAAGGATGCAAAGAAAAGTACAAGG GGTGGTGGTCACTCGGTCCTGACGAATACTTACGGCCTGGGAGCCGATCGAGTCGTTCAGTTCAAGGTAGTCACCCCCGATGGCCTTTATCGTACCGCCAACGCCTGTCAGAACAAGGATTTATTTTGGGCTCTGCGGGGCGGTGGGGGTGGGACTTTTGGCCTGGTATTGGAAGCCACTAGTGAAGTTGCTCCTAAGCCGATACCCACAGTC AGCTTTTCATGGAGTCTTACTCCCACACCAGAGAACCTAAGGTCATTCATGACTATCCTTGTGGAAAACGCCGTCCGCTGGTCACAAGAGGGATGGGGAGGATACGTGTATACCCCCGCAGGCATCATTGCGAATCCCCTCCTTAACGCGTCACAAGCAGCACAGAGTCTAAAACCCATTACTGACTTTTTCAAGAACGTGACGAATGGCGCTGGAGGGGGCGCTGGGAGTGGCGCTCAAGGGCAATGGGCGGAATACTCGACCTTCTTGCCACTTTTTACGGCAATTGTGTCTGGGTCTGGTATT CCGAATCCAAAAAACCGCGCAATTGCTTCGCGTCTCGTCCCCAGATCCCTTTTCAATCCAGCCAACTCCTCCGCTCTCGTCGAAGCAGCACTTGAAGTGATCACGCGCTCGTCTGGTACCGCTTCGTTCTATTTCGCTACTCCGTTTTTGTACGACGTCAAAAAAACTCAACAAGGGGACTCGAGCGTTACTCCCGCTTGGCGGGATGCGGTCTGGCATGCTTTGGTTGATATCGAGTGGCCCTGGGATGGAGGAGCGGAACAGGCAAAAGCGACATATAAAAGGCTAGTTACGCGATGGATCCACTCAGGAAGCTTACGCCAGGAGGGGCGCATACCAG ACCTTAATGTCCACGTGCGACACAATTCAACCAAAGGAACCACGCTGTCCGATCGTACCTTGCCGACTTCTCCCCGTGAGGGATATAAAACCCGAGCAAGAACCCAAGATGTTCCTGTTTCCGTCTTCTCCCCTCCTCGCTCGACGATGGCTTACCCCGCGGTGTtggcggccttggtgggattCGTAGTGGCCAGAAGCCCGTATGATTTACCGGAGTCAGAGTGGGCTTCGTTAAATGCAACGGTTGGAGGACGACTGGGGAGAGGTGTACCATTGGCCAGGGATTGTTATGCTCAAGCTGGAGTCAATGTCACGGGGCCGGCGGCAGGGTTAAACTGTGCAACAGTGCAGAGCAAGTATGCGACTGACAGTGAGTGGGCATTTTGGGCGATAGTGACCGGAGTTAACAAGTCGGATCGGAAGCCTGGAGAGCTGGTATTTACGGGGCTCGGATGGAG TTACAATGGGAAACGTGCCAAAAGACGAACCAGGGCTGTTTACTCGACCCCAACAACACCAGCAATGCGACTGCGTTTTCAGCACCACGAGTGTGCGACCAAGGTAGCATATCTCCGTACTAT TCAAGACCGCAGCAGACGTAACTCAGGGATTCGCCTTCTCAAAAAGGACGGGCGTGCCGCTTTCAATCAAGAACACCGGC AGTTTCTCTCTTTCTGTGTCGG TGCGCCGGGAACGTTGGCATTTTAC ACGAATAATATCAAATAT ATAAACTATTCAGCGGCTTTTGTTCCAGAGGGATGTAAACAAGACGGCGCCCCGGCCTTGACTTATGGC GCTGGACAAGACTTGGAGTCTTTATTCCTTTTTGCTGACAAGAACAACCTCACGTTTATCGGCGGGAGTACCAGGACTGTTGGTGCCGCTGGAGGTTGGGTCCAG GGCGGAGGTCATGGAATCCTTACCAACACAtatggtttgggctccgatAGGGTTCTTCAGTTCAAGGTCGTAACTCCTGACGGGCGATCCCGAGTCGCCAATGCTTGCCAAAACCAGGACCTTTTCTGGGCATTacgaggtggaggaggcggGACATTTGGCGTTGTGCTGGAAGCGACGAGTCAGGTTGTACCTAATCCCGTGGGCACAGTG TCCCTTCGATGGCAACTTGTCCCCACGCCTGCCAACATTCAAGCCATGTTCAAGATTTTCGTTGAGAACAGCGTTCGATGGTCTCAAGAAGGCTGGGGCGGATTCCTTTACCCTACGACTTCCCTCCTTGCCAATCCACGGTTGAACAGAACAGCGGCCGAGGCCAGTCTCAAACCCCTGACCGACTTCTTGAGAGGTGTGCCGGATGGCGCGGGTGGGAGCGCCGGGAGCGGAGCACAAGTTCAGTGGAGCCAGTATGACAGTTTTTTACCGCTCTTGTCGGCTATTGTAACAGGATCCGCCACT ACCAAGCCCCGAAACTTCGCCATGTCATCCCGCCTAATTCCCCAAACAGCATTCTCGAACGCAACCTCACTGCTTGCCGCCATGCTCCAATCGTATCAAACCGCCGGAGGGAGCGTTGCGTACTATATGACTACCCCATTCTCGTACCAAGTCCCCAACACTGAGCAAGGAAAAACGAGCGTCACCCCAGCGTGGCGAGGGGCCGTGTGGCACGCCATCGCCTCTTCTTCATGGGGCTACGATGCTGGACCAGACGTTGCCAAACAGGCTTATGTCAGGGTTAACTCGGCGATGAATCCTTTACGGGCGATCACACCGAATAGCGGGGCGTATCACAACGAGGCAGACGTTTACGAGCCTAATACGTCGCAGTCATTCTGGGGATCGAACTATCCTGCATTGTACGCGATCAAGCAAAAGTATGACCCGGACAAATTACTGGACTGTTGGCATTGTG TGGGATGGCAGGGCAAAAGCACACCCATTGCATCATGTTATTTCTAG
- a CDS encoding FAD-binding domain protein — translation MLRFTLGLAALSAYSVFARSPYDVSQTEWNAFNSTVSGRLGRGVPFSRACFSNVGVNVTGVYSKEECAVAQESYGSAGYRVSKFGSAVETQWETCQKTNQGCLLNPNSPGDADAFSSRACHQGGVSPYYITVQTAEDVSNAFAFSKKTGVPLVIKNSGHDYTGRSLAPETLALWTQNLKYIKHSTDFTPEGCTATGAPVLTFGAGQDMGSLYEFAEQNNITFIGGSGKTVGAAGGWLQGGGHSILSNKYGMGVDRVRQFRVVTPDGTLRVANSCQNTDLFWALRGGGGGTFGVVMEASIEIVPHPVATVALQWEISASLGNVTAILGLITNVASNSDKWVRDGWGGYIYPTYSVVANPSLNAEQAKASLKDLTDFLTRNGIKYHWHEFSTFKPLLETIIAAPIPIAVNAALASRLIPVSKFEPLVKPLTVTQTLETFALSAGKFAFFLTSPFNYKATEGDTSITPAWRDAIWHAVVLADWAYDGSAVAAKLAYTQASLAIGPLRLLTPGGSAYQNEGDVYEPNWESSFWGSNYNKLSSLKQKYDPDGLLDCWHCVGWKGRNTPIASCYL, via the exons ATGCTACGCTTCACACTTGGCTTGGCAGCTCTCAGTGCCTACTCGGTGTTTGCCCGATCCCCGTACGATGTATCACAGACAGAATGGAATGCATTCAACTCGACTGTGAGCGGACGACTTGGTCGCGGTGTCCCCTTTTCTCGAGCGTGCTTCTCAAATGTTGGCGTAAACGTTACTGGCGTCTACTCCAAAGAGGAATGTGCGGTGGCTCAGGAATCATACGGCTCGGCAG GCTATAGAGTAAGCAAGTTCGGGAGTGCAGTAGAA ACACAATGGGAAACCTGTCAAAAAACTAACCAAGGATGTCTTTTGAATCCGAACTCGCCTGGGGACGCCGATGCGTTTAGTTCAAGGGCCTGCCACCAAGGAGGAGTTTCTCCATATTAT ATTACAGTTCAGACTGCCGAGGATGTTAGTAACGCATTCGCTTTTTCGAAGAAAACTGGGGTTCCATTGGTAATCAAGAACAGTGGG CACGACTATACTGGACGTAGCTTGGCTCCAGAAACTCTGGCGTTATGG ACCCAGAATCTTAAATAT ATCAAGCATTCGACTGACTTCACACCTGAAGGATGCACAGCCACCGGGGCGCCGGTTCTAACTTTCGGA GCCGGGCAAGACATGGGCTCCCTGTACGAGTTTGCCGAGCAAAATAATATTACCTTCattggtggtagtggtaAAACAGTTGGTGCGGCTGGGGGATGGCTGCAG GGGGGAGGCCACTCAATTCTCTCCAACAAATATGGCATGGGAGTAGACCGAGTGCGACAATTCCGGGTCGTCACCCCTGATGGAACTCTAAGAGTTGCCAATTCTTGCCAAAATACCGACCTATTTTGGGCATTGCGGGGTGGCGGAGGTGGAACATTCGGAGTTGTCATGGAAGCTTCTATTGAGATTGTGCCGCATCCTGTCGCCACTGTG GCGCTACAATGGGAGATCAGCGCATCCTTAGGGAATGTCACAGCAATACTAGGTTTGATCACGAATGTAGCCAGCAATAGCGACAAGTGGGTTCGTGATGGGTGGGGAGGATATATTTACCCCACATATTCAGTTGTGGCAAATCCTTCGTTGAATGCAGAACAAGCGAAAGCCAGTCTCAAAGATCTGACAGATTTCCTAACAAGAAACGGCATTAAATATCACTGGCATGAGTTTTCGACCTTCAAGCCGCTCTTAGAGACCATTATTGCGGCACCAATT CCTATCGCAGTAAATGCTGCGCTGGCATCACGTTTGATTCCCGTATCCAAGTTTGAGCCCCTAGTCAAGCCCCTTACTGTCACTCAAACCCTCGAAACTTTTGCTCTTTCAGCAGGAAAGTTCGCATTCTTCCTAACCTCCCCCTTCAATTACAAAGCTACCGAGGGCGATACGAGCATCACTCCTGCATGGAGGGATGCTATATGGCACGCGGTAGTGCTAGCAGATTGGGCATACGATGGAAGCGCCGTTGCCGCCAAGCTTGCTTACACTCAAGCGAGTTTAGCAATCGGACCACTCAGGCTTTTGACCCCGGGAGGAAGCGCGTATCAA AACGAAGGGGATGTCTACGAGCCCAATTGGGAATCATCGTTTTGGGGCTCGAACTACAACAAGTTATCCTCACTAAAGCAGAAGTATGACCCAGACGGCTTACTGGACTGCTGGCATTGCG TCGGATGGAAGGGTAGAAACACCCCGATCGCGTCGTGTTATCTGTAA
- a CDS encoding tyrosinase, producing MRFSALLLLSIASAVLSAEECTNPVVRKEWRNHSIEEKKEFIRAIKCMGNKPHRPNLTKTRLTPGVPLVNKSSTHYDDWVYLHVDSNQATHVVSQFFPWHRWYLHAFETDMKNTCGFNGTMPYWDWTLDAHDVYNSPIFESDPEYGLGTWGKEEDDWIVTDGAFANTLRAYPVPHYVRRRFTPQPFVNNLIFPFEYANKTAFANETFTPEAIEFLVDNFEGDSAAFFAGVDGPRIQGQLDRTWARWQARRPANARSFYGGSVQDLARYDEFPTGVGPMANTQMTLPSSGMEEQDIRIEAVMSITSNYKNKFTGYEGGILCYTYDKM from the exons ATGCGCTTCTCCGCACTATTACTTCTATCAATTGCAAGCGCTGTATTATCAGCCGAGGAGTGCACGAATCCTGTCGTTCGGAAAGAATGGAGAAATCATTCGATAGA ggagaagaaggaatTCATTCGAGCCATTAAA TGCATGGGCAATAAACCACACCGTCCGAACTTGACCAAGACCCGCCTCACGCCTGGCGTACCCCTTGTTAATAAATCAAGCACCCACTATGATGATTGGGTTTATTTGCATGTCGACTCGAACCAGGCTACCCACGTTGTATCCC AGTTCTTCCCTTG GCACCGATGGTATCTCCACGCATTCGAGACGGATATGAAGAACACGTGTGGATTTAATGGGACGATGCCTT ACTGGGACTGGACACTCG ATGCTCACGACGTGTACAACTCGCCCATCTTTGAGTCTGACCCCGAATACGGCCTTGGCACCTGGGGAAAGGAAGAAGACGACTGGATCGTCACAGACGGCGCGTTTGCCAACACTCTACGCGCTTATCCCGTCCCTCACTACGTTCGTCGCCGGTTCACGCCACAGCCATTCGTGAACAACCTGATCTTCCCGTTCGAGTACGCGAACAAGACGGCCTTTGCGAACGAGACTTTTACACCCGAGGCTATCGAATTTTTGGTCGATAATTTTGAGGGCGATTCGGCTGCATTCTTTGCGGGAGTGGATGGACCGAGGATTCAAGGC CAACTCGACCGTACTTGGGCCCGATGGCAAGCTCGTCGTCCCGCAAACGCTCGCTCGTTCTATGGCGGAAGTGTGCAGGATCTTGCACGATACGACGAGTTCCCTACAG GTGTCGGCCCAATGGCGAACACACAAATGACGCTCCCCTCTTCCGGAATGGAAGAGCAGGATATCCGTATCGAAGCTGTCATGTCGATCACGAGCAATTACAAAAACAA ATTCACTGGCTACGAAGGCGGTATCCTTTGTTACACCTACGATAAGATGTAA
- a CDS encoding tyrosinase, translating into MRLLFVAAAFPLISAYDLHVPTPNDEVVVVASTTNEHTPDAGKSIYSAPPVIKPGECTKPAVRREWRTLSNGDKKAWIDALKCAGNLPHSDALYKTRLSGGIPLINETSSHYDDWTYAHTDTYTKSQVTALFFPWHRWYLDSFERVLKTRCNFNGTMPYWNWSLDVADLSKSPIFDSDPVYGLGTWGAEANDWHVTDGAFNETIRAYPVPHTIRRQWTPQPFDENVLFPLEYPNKQAWANETATHVKIQAIIDGNRGDSDMFFADIEGVREQGVRNAIQLAVGGDLAAPTTNPADPLFWLHHAMLDRVFAMWQAKYPENAGSYSGGSMQALTEIDQWPTGLPPMVNTVSLLPVSGLEAHDVAVEQVMSITSNYKNKWTGFSGGRLCYTYDNMLYA; encoded by the exons ATGCGCCTGCTCTTTGTCGCCGCTGCCTTCCCTCTCATCTCTGCCTACGATCTCCACGTCCCTACGCCTAATGATGAAGTAGTCGTCGTGGCGAGTACTACAAACGAACATACTCCAGATGCGGGCAAGTCGATCTATTCTGCTCCCCCGGTCATCAAACCAGGCGAGTGCACGAAACCTGCCGTTCGCCGAGAATGGCGCACCTTGAGCAATGGCGACAAGAAGGCATGGATTGATGCATTGAAG TGCGCCGGTAATCTACCTCATTCGGATGCACTCTACAAGACTCGACTCTCCGGGGGTATCCCACTGATCAATGAGACTTCATCGCACTACGATGACTGGACTTACGCGCATACT GACACGTACACCAAGTCTCAAGTCACAGCAC TCTTCTTCCCGTG GCATCGCTGGTACCTTGATTCCTTCGAGCGCGTTCTCAAGACTCGTTGCAACTTCAACGGCACAATGCCGTACTGGAACTGGTCTTTGG ACGTCGCCGACCTTTCCAAGTCTCCTATCTTCGACTCTGATCCAGTGTACGGTCTAGGAACATGGGGAGCCGAAGCCAACGACTGGCACGTAACTGACGGCGCTTTTAATGAAACCATCCGCGCATACCCTGTCCCCCACACAATCCGTCGACAATGGACGCCACAACCATTCGACGAGAATGTGTTGTTCCCGCTCGAGTATCCCAACAAACAGGCTTGGGCGAACGAAACCGCCACCCAcgtcaaaatccaggcgatTATTGACGGCAATCGTGGTGATTCGGATATGTTTTTTGCCGATATCGAAGGCGTTCGAGAACAAGGAGTTAGGAATGCTATACAACTAGCTGTCGGAGG TGACCTTGCGGCCCCAACTACCAATCCTGCCGACCCCTTGTTTTGGCTACATCACGCT ATGCTCGATCGAGTTTTTGCCATGTGGCAAGCCAAATATCCCGAAAACGCTGGGTCCTATTCTGGAGGTTCGATGCAAGCTCTCACGGAGATAGACCAATGGCCCACCGGACTGCCACCGATGGTCAATACCGTATCGCTGCTGCCGGTCTCCGGATTGGAGGCTCACGATGTCGCCGTAGAGCAGGTCATGAGCATCACCAGTAATTACAAGAACAA ATGGACCGGCTTTTCTGGGGGAAGATTGTGTTATACATACGATAACATGCTGTACGCGTAG
- a CDS encoding glycoside hydrolase family 43 protein, protein MKLLNVLSFVAFYALTAYAFTNPLKTKDGSDPFMVYSNGYYYLTTTSWSNIQITRATSMAGLKTATPKIIWSDTTASRCCNLWAPEIHWITSENAWFVYYTAGTAGVENQHIHALKSSSSDLWASVWSYAGRVTIPNKDTWSIDATILNHSSGSYLVYSAYDSTVFQSDQCMYIAKLNSPTTAGNASKLSCPTNTWEKIVTGVNEGPAALYHGGRTWIVYSASHCSGTGYALGRLELTGADPLSTLSWTKYNAGPIFQAANGSYAVGHNGFFTAPSGNIYNVYHASPSSAVTCDGNRRTMVQAVNWNSDGTPNLGSPRPISENIPEPA, encoded by the exons ATGAAATTATTGAATGTCCTTTCGTTTGTTGCTTTCTACGCTTTGACCGCGTATGCGTTTACCAACCCTCTCAAGACGAAGGATGGTTCGGACCCTTTTATG GTGTACTCAAATGGCTACTATTACCTGACGA CGACGTCATGGAGTAATATTCAGATTACTAGAGCAACT TCAATGGCTGGTCTCAAAACCGCGACACCCAAGATCATTTGGTCAGATACAACTGCAAGCCGCTGCTGCAATTTGT GGGCTCCCGAAATCCACTGGATCACTTCAGAGAATGCGTGGTTTGT TTACTATACAGCCGGTACTGCTGGTGTCGAAAATCAGCATATACATGCTTTGAAGAGTAGCTCGAGTGATCTTTGGGCGTCAGTCTGGTCCTACGCAG GACGAGTTACTATTCCAAACAAGGACACCTGGTCCATTGACGCAACAATTCTGAACCACTCTTCGGGATCTTATCTGGTATATTCGGCTTACGATTCGACCGTTTTCCAGAGCGACCAATGCATGTATATCGC TAAACTTAATTCTCCCACTACTGCCGGCAACGCATCTAAGCTCTCGTGCCCAACAAACACATGGGAAAAAATTGTTACTGGTGTCAACGAAGGCCCAG CCGCTCTGTATCACGGTGGGCGTACATGGATCGTAT ATTCAGCGTCTCACTGCTCGGGAACTGGATATGCCCTAGGAAGACTGGAGCTCACGGGTGCCGATCCACTCTCTACTTTATCTTGGACCAAATACAACGCTGGCCCAATTTTCCAAGCAGCCAATGGGAGCTATGCC GTTGGGCATAATGGGTTCTTTACTGC ACCTTCGGGCAATATTTACAAC GTTTACCATGCCTCGCCATCTTCCGCTGTTACGTGTGACGGAAATCGTCGTACCATGGTCCAGGCTGTCAACTGGAATAGTGATGGGACTCCTAATTTGGGTAGTCCACGCCCAATCTCGGAGAATATTCCTGAGCCCGCCTGA
- a CDS encoding aldo/keto reductase family protein, with amino-acid sequence MSGQESQKKMTYVRLGNSGLKVSRIILGLMTYGSKDWAEWVLEEEEAIKHIKKAYELGIQTFDTANVYSNGESERIFGKAIKELNLPRDEIVVMTKLYATVGRTPKDKFADRSQAEANGYVNQSGLSRKHIFEAVKHSLERLQLDYVDVLQCHRFDYDTPIAETMQALHDVVQAGYARYIGMSSCHAYQFHAMQNYAINNKLTPFISMQNHHSLLYREEEREMIPTLKMFGVGMIPWSPLARGQLGRPVSQSEATDRSQKDAWGKYLDKTKEANNKIISRVEEVAKSKGISMAQVAIAWSLSKDGMTAPIIGTTNLQNLEDIVGSIHVKLTEEEIKQLEELYIPQAIVGHT; translated from the exons ATGTCTGGGCAGGAAAGCCAAAAGAAGATGACCTATG TCCGTTTGGGCAACTCTGGTCTCAAGGTGTCGCGGATCATCCTTGGTCTCATGACCTACGGTAGCAAAGACTGGGCCGAATGGGTTctagaggaagaggaagcaatTAAACATATTAAAAAAGC TTACGAATTGGGTATTCAAACCTTTGATACTGCCAATGTTTATTCCAATGGAGAGTCCGAGCGAATTTTTGGGAAGGCCATCAAAGAGCTCAATCTTCCTCGGGATGAGATAGTCGTCATGACTAAA CTCTATGCCACTGTTGGACGCACTCCCAAGGACAAGTTTGCGGACAGATCGCAAGCCGAAGCCAACGGATATGTCAACCAGTCGGGTCTAAGTCGCAAA CACATTTTTGAGGCGGTCAAGCACTCTCTTGAACGACTCCAACTTGATTATGTTGACGTCTTACAATGCCATCGTTTCGATTACGACACCCCCATCGCAGAGACTATGCAAGCTCTTCATGATGTGGTGCAAGCGGGCTATGCTCGCTATATTGGAATGTCAAGTTGCCACGCCTACCAGTTCCACGCGATGCAAAACTATGCAATCAACAACAAATTGACGCCGTTCATCTCAATGCAGAACCATCATAGTCTACTTTATCGGGAAGAGGAACGAGAGATGATTCCAACTTTGAAG ATGTTTGGCGTTGGGATGATACCCTGGTCCCCACTTGCCAGGGGTCAATTAGGTCGTCCAGTTTCTCAATCTGAGGCAACGGACAGGTCCCAGAAGGATGC ATGGGGGAAATACCTCGATAAAACCAAGGAGGCAAACAATAAGATTATATCTCG CGTTGAAGAAGTCGCCAAATCCAAGGGTATCAGTATGGCTCAGGTCGCAATCGCCTGGAGTTTGTCAAAGGACGGGATGACCGCGCCAATTATCGGCACCACCAACTTGCAGAATCTAGAGGATATCGTTG GTAGTATCCATGTCAAGCTTACGGAAGAAGAAATCAAGCAATTAGAGGAACTGTATATACCTCAGGCTATCGTGGGACACACATAA